The proteins below come from a single Anguilla rostrata isolate EN2019 chromosome 3, ASM1855537v3, whole genome shotgun sequence genomic window:
- the LOC135250253 gene encoding moesin → MPKTISVRVTTMDAELEFAIQPSTTGKQLFDQIVKTIGLREVWFFGLQYQDTKGFSTWLKLNKKVTAQGVRKENPLLFKFRAKFYPEDVSEELIQEATQRLFFLQVKEAILNDDIYCPPETAVLLASYAVQAKYGDYKKDFHSAGYLSSDKLLPQRVLEQHKLNKEQWEERIQVWHEEHKSMLREDTMVEYLKIAQDLEMYGVNYFNIKNKKGTELWLGVDALGLNIYEQSDKMTPKIGFPWSEIRNISFNDKKFVIKPIDKKSPDFVFYTPRLRINKRVLALCMGNHELYMRRRKPDTIEVQQMKAQAREEKHHRQMEKALLENEKKKREIAEKEKEKIEHEKEELIEKLRQIEEQTKKAQEELEEQTRRALELEEERRRAHEEAERLERERKAVEEAKSALLQQSENQLKNQEHLATELAELTSKISLLEDAKKRKEHEATQWQKKATMVQEDLEKTKEELKNKMMAAHVAEPVHAENEHDDNDESGAEASAELSSAGTLRDRSEEERMTEAEKNERLQKHLLALSSELMNARDETKKTANDLIHAENVRAGRDKYKTLRQIRQGNTKQRIDEFESM, encoded by the exons ATTGTGAAAACGATCGGGCTCCGGGAGGTCTGGTTCTTCGGACTGCAATACCAGGACACCAAGGGCTTCTCCACATGGCTCAAACTGAACAAGAAG GTCACAGCCCAAGGTGTTCGGAAGGAGAACCCGCTGCTGTTTAAGTTCAGGGCCAAGTTCTACCCGGAGGACGTGTCTGAGGAGCTGATTCAGGAGGCCACACAGAGGCTGTTTTTCCTGCAGGTGAAGGAGGCGATCCTCAACGACGACATCTACTGCCCCCCAGAAACCGCCGTGCTGCTGGCCTCCTACGCTGTCCAGGCCAAGTACGGAGACTACAAGAAGGACTTCCACTCCGCGGGATACCTGTCCAGTGACAAGCTCCTCCCCCAGAG GGTTCTGGAACAGCACAAGCTGAACAAGGAGCAATGGGAGGAGAGGATTCAGGTCTGGCATGAGGAACACAAGAGCATGCTGAG GGAGGACACCATGGTGGAATATCTGAAGATCGCGCAGGACCTGGAGATGTACGGCGTGAACTACTTCAACATCAAGAACAAGAAAGGCACCGAGCTGTGGCTGGGCGTGGACGCGCTGGGGCTGAACATCTACGAGCAGTCTGATAA GATGACACCAAAAATTGGATTCCCCTGGAGTGAAATTAGAAACATTTCCTTCAATGACAAGAAGTTTGTGATCAAACCAATTGACAAAAAATCGCCG GACTTTGTGTTCTACACCCCGCGCCTGCGCATCAACAAGCGCGTCCTGGCCCTGTGCATGGGGAACCACGAGCTGTACATGCGTCGCAGGAAGCCCGACACCATCGAGGTGCAGCAGATGAAGGCCCAGGCCCGTGAGGAGAAGCACCACAGGCAGATGGAGAA GGCACTGCTggagaatgagaagaagaagcgAGAGATtgcagagaaggagaaagaaaagattgAGCATGAGAAGGAGGAGCTGATTGAGAAGCTGAGGCAGATCGAGGAGCAGACCAAGAAAGCTCAGGAAG AACTGGAGGAGCAGACACGCAGGGCattggagctggaggaggagaggagacgtgCTCATGAGGAGGCGGagaggctggagagggagaggaaggctgTGGAGGAGGCCAAGAGTGCCCTCCTACAGCAGTCTGAGAACCAGCTGAAGAACCAGGAGCATCTG GCCACAGAGCTGGCTGAACTCACCTCCAAGATCTCCCTGCTGGAGGATGCTAAGAAGAGGAAGGAGCATGAGGCCACCCAGTGGCAGAAGAAG GCCACCATGGTGCAGGAGGACCTGGAGAAGACCAAAGAGGAGCTGAAGAACAAAATGATGGCGGCCCACGTGGCGGAGCCCGTCCACGCCGAGAACGAGCACGACGATAACGATGAAAGCGGCGCCGAGGCCAGTGCAGAGCTCAGCTCTGCCGGAACTCTCCGTGACCGCAGCGAGGAAGAGCGCATGACCGAGGCCGAGAAGAACGAACGCCTTCAGAAGCACCTGCTG GCCCTGAGCTCGGAGCTGATGAATGCCAGGGACGAGACCAAGAAGACGGCCAACGACCTGATCCACGCCGAAAACGTGAGGGCCGGCCGGGACAAGTACAAGACCCTGCGGCAGATCCGTCAGGGGAACACCAAGCAGCGCATCGACGAGTTCGAGTCCATGTGA